Proteins from a genomic interval of Odontesthes bonariensis isolate fOdoBon6 chromosome 7, fOdoBon6.hap1, whole genome shotgun sequence:
- the c2cd4a gene encoding C2 calcium-dependent domain-containing protein 4A encodes MWVVEKIRVSVERSNLPIPSAELSFKFGDIMLGEKADKSKRISFCPNIITPDNIPEFCIPPTILTLQEMKNPEQRGIARCVKVPPCGRTSPEREVTFHEPLNPHIIQVESVDESPCDGCSDEETTNADPQSQAALSLPHLAKAQTSYGFCTLLESPHTRRKESIFHSDPGSSPLLLPRSRSSLCSKVSPSNSPSSSPSSFSLNSLTSRLSPRGYTLNWQAPLDSDTTSSTESSPFSSPLLNRCPAKSSLFKALSHELLLSRNMRKAMVSRNNSLSTDEGSSTDNSPNVLRRASDGLAEGLPSNYSLAPPNIFPMDLTLHRERVMKERMVPIGKDGSLRLSAEYCPDNQRLRVRLISAEGLYPLSVDPKLINCSVSLSLVPGKVQKQRSTVIRKSRNPIFNEDFFFDGISEEDLSQRSLRFKVVNKMSTLKRDYLLGDCDLLLSSIVS; translated from the coding sequence ATGTGGGTGGTGGAGAAGATTCGCGTGTCAGTAGAGAGATCTAACCTGCCTATTCCATCAGCAGAACTTAGCTTTAAATTTGGTGACATTATGTTAGGAGAAAAAGCTGACAAATCCAAAAGGATTTCTTTCTGTCCAAATATCATCACCCCTGACAACATCCCAGAGTTCTGCATCCCGCCAACCATCCTAACCCTGCAGGAGATGAAGAATCCAGAGCAGAGGGGAATAGCGCGCTGTGTCAAGGTGCCTCCTTGTGGGAGGACTAGTCCTGAAAGAGAAGTGACATTCCACGAGCCACTCAATCCCCACATTATTCAGGTAGAAAGTGTGGATGAgagcccctgtgatggctgcaGTGATGAGGAGACTACCAATGCAGATCCCCAGAGCCAGGCTGCCTTGTCCCTTCCACACCTGGCCAAAGCCCAGACCAGTTATGGCTTCTGCACCTTACTAGAGAGCCCACACACTAGGAGGAAGGAGTCGATTTTTCATTCTGATCCAGGCTCTTCTCCCCTGTTGCTGCCAAGGAGTCGATCCAGTTTGTGCTCCAAAGTTTCCCCCTCCAACTCACCTTCATCGTCACCCTCCTCATTCAGCCTAAACAGCCTGACCTCCAGGCTTTCCCCAAGAGGTTACACCCTGAACTGGCAAGCCCCTCTGGACAGTGATACGACTTCCTCTACCGAATCCTCTCCTTTCAGCTCACCGTTGCTGAACAGGTGTCCTGCCAAGTCTTCCCTTTTTAAAGCACTGAGCCATGAACTGCTGTTGTCAAGGAACATGAGGAAGGCAATGGTGTCAAGGAACAATTCCCTGTCCACAGATGAGGGCAGTTCCACAGACAACAGTCCAAATGTCTTGAGGAGGGCATCAGATGGGTTAGCTGAAGGCCTGCCAAGCAACTACAGCCTAGCACCGCCGAACATCTTCCCCATGGACTTGACACTGCACAGAGAGAGAGTAATGAAGGAAAGGATGGTGCCCATAGGAAAAGATGGCAGTCTGAGACTATCGGCAGAGTACTGTCCAGATAACCAAAGACTACGGGTTCGACTTATCAGTGCAGAGGGCCTTTACCCTCTTTCTGTAGACCCCAAGCTTATCAACTGCAGCGTCAGCCTGTCTTTGGTCCCTGGAAAAGTCCAGAAACAACGCAGCACAGTCATAAGAAAGAGCCGAAATCCGATCTTCAATGAGGATTTCTTCTTTGATGGTATCTCAGAGGAAGACCTCAGCCAGCGATCACTTCGCTTTAAAGTAGTGAACAAAATGTCCACCTTGAAAAGAGACTATCTCCTTGGTGATTGTGATTTGCTTCTTTCAAGCATTGTATCCTAA